From the Fusobacterium ulcerans ATCC 49185 genome, the window TTATTATGATAATAAGCCTGTGTACTGTTAAAAGAAGCAGCAAAGGCAACGAGTGAGAGCACAAGGATAGTAAGGCATATTATTTTATTTTTCATCTTTTGCCCCTCCTCTTATGAAATAACCAAGAAGTATAAGGAGTATTCCAATACCTAAAGGTATTTGAAAGTATTTTTTATACACTTTCATAGTTTCATTCCTTTGGTTTTTTCTTTCCAAATTAGCAGTATCTCTAAAGAAATTAGCAGTATCATCTTTCAGATTATTCACTTCATAATATTTTCCATCACTCTCTGAAGACAGTTTTTTCAAAAAATCAGAGTTAAGTTTACTTACAACAGCTGAACCATTGTTATCTTTTATAAAACCAACTTTTTTTCCATTGATATACTCTGGGATGATGGTTCCTTCATCAGTACCAATACCTATTGAGAAAACATTCATCTTATTATCTTTTACAAATTTTAAAGATTTATCATCAAAATCTCCTCCATCTGAAAGGACAATTATAGTTTTGTTATCACTATTGATTTCTTTAAATGATTTCTCTGCAAGTTCCAGAGCCTGATAAAGTTCTGTTCCACCACCTGAAATCAGATTAGTGTCCAGAGCGTTGATATAGTTTTTACCAATAGAATAGTCATCAGTAAGAGGCATTTGTATATATGCACTGTCAGAGAAAGGAATAAATCCAATTCTATCTCCTTTCAAACCTCGAAGAAGATTTTCCAGAGTTCTCTTTGCTGCCTCCAATCTATTAGGATAGACATCTTCTGTCATCATAGATCTAGATGTATCAATAAGGGCATATATATTCAATCCTTTAACCTCCACAGTATCTTCATTCAGAAGTTTTTGGGGAGAAAGGAGAGCTATAACTATCATAATTGCCCCTAAAGTCATAAAAATAATTTTAATTATCTGTACAAAATTGTATTTTTTTAGTTTAAGTATATCAAGTATCCTGTTTCTTTTACTCATACCAATTATCATAAAGAAGAGAATGAGAGCAGGAACTATTATATATACTGTATAATTTATATTTCCAAATTCCAAGTTATTCACCTCTTATTATGGTATTCTTATGTAGAAAACATACTCAAAAAATATTCCTAAAACTAAAAGTATCAGAGAAAGTTTTAATAAATTTTCAAAGAGCTCATGTTTGTCATAGAATGTTCTTCCATCTATCTGTGTTTTTTCCAAGGCATCTATTTTATTAAAAATT encodes:
- a CDS encoding vWA domain-containing protein; the protein is MNNLEFGNINYTVYIIVPALILFFMIIGMSKRNRILDILKLKKYNFVQIIKIIFMTLGAIMIVIALLSPQKLLNEDTVEVKGLNIYALIDTSRSMMTEDVYPNRLEAAKRTLENLLRGLKGDRIGFIPFSDSAYIQMPLTDDYSIGKNYINALDTNLISGGGTELYQALELAEKSFKEINSDNKTIIVLSDGGDFDDKSLKFVKDNKMNVFSIGIGTDEGTIIPEYINGKKVGFIKDNNGSAVVSKLNSDFLKKLSSESDGKYYEVNNLKDDTANFFRDTANLERKNQRNETMKVYKKYFQIPLGIGILLILLGYFIRGGAKDEK